TTCAGGGTCACCCAATATGACAGGATACGTTTCGGTGGTGAGTGCTAATCTTTGATTTTGgacaccaaaatgtttttggaagcaCTGAACCATGTGTTTTTCTCTTGGATGAGAGCAGATGGGACAGAGGGCTGAAACAAGAGCAGCTGGACCGTTCACGTACGACTCCACGAACAAGAAACTCCGGCTCCAGTCTAACTCAAGCCAGCCCTGGAACGTTACCTTGGACCTGGACCTCTTGGTCTTCTTTGAGGAGGTAATGGCTTTGTCAACCCAGCCAATGCCACCACATCTACTTGACCTTctttaatttgtctgtcacTCTTTTATGATACCAGGGGATTTTATACAAGATCGACAGCAAAAACCAGAGCTGCGAGAAGAAGTCGCTGCAATGCACAAAGAACCCTTTCGCGCTTCCCAGTGACGCCACCTTCATGTCCACAATGACCTCTGGGAGTGTCTCCATTGAGGGGGAAGGCCTGAAATTTCAAATTTGGACAACGCCAACACCAGGCTTTAAAGGTAGGGACAAGACACTGACAAGACAGTTAGCTTAGGTTCACGGAAGACGACATTTCCCGCAgttgggaatgtgagtgcgaatgctctCAGAAAACAGGTGTGCTTTTATCAGCGGTGGAACTCTGGGCCAATGACGTAATTTTCCTCTGACCGGTATCGGCTGAAAAagaacttttacatttttttaaaacattttaacagaGCTGTCTTCATACAGCAGTCTACGCGTCTGCCCTGCTGCCACAAACTTGCGCCCTGTCGCGGGAGACGCGTGTCTTAAAAATGGCCACTAGCTTATCCGCAGCTAATTAAGGGAGAAGATGTGGAAACATTTCGCTCGCGCGGCCAAAAGTCAGGGCAAGCCGAACGATACGCCAAAGTAAACTTAGTCTGCAGAGCCGCACGAACCGCAGAAAGCAACCGTACGGCCGAACAGATGGCCGAGCGGCATCGTCAGAGTTCAAAGAGTGACCGGTTAGCAAATGCGatgaatttaaatgacaaaagtgAATTCTTTTGTGTCAAGAATTTGTTTTCTGGTGATTCGGTGTTTTGCACGTGGGTCCTGCTGTATTTAACACTTGACGCATTAACCAGCACGATCATCACGATTCTTATTGACTATTCTAAATTGGATCGTTCAATAGAGTCTCAATGTATTAACTTGacttgtctttgtctttttaagGCCAGAACATCATGTGCCTAACCATGGGGTGTCTGCCACTAAGTACAATCTACGTGACAGAATCTTCCGTGTTCATATTCAGGTATGGCTACATGTTTTGTGGCATCCATATTTCGCTTCAAAGAAATGTCTCCTCATTATTCATGTTTTCCCTCCCAGCAACATGAACGTTGAACTGGAGATCAAGGATCCTGATCTCCTTGTAGTGCCTTCCTTTTGCCAAGGATTGCCTGCGGAGGAGACCCCAGAAGGGACAGTATATGGCTTCTATGATGAATTCCTGTAAATTCAGGCAAAGGTTGCGGCCAAGTGTCCCGTCAGAATGTTTCTCTTCTTTTTACGTGCAACTTTAATACTTTGCATTGCAACTGTTTCACCTTCCCCTCCTCTAAGCTGAAAGAAATCACACTGTATACATGTAAAGGATGAAATGACATATAtaattaatcatgattaataactGCTTTCACATTGGTCTTGCTTCCAAAAACCTTCACCATATGAATAAGTGTCAGTGGTTTCAACTAGaccttgcttgtttgtttttggggggtaattCAATGAAATACAAGTTTAAGAAGAATGCAACTGCACTGCATGACTGTTCTCTGTCTTCAGTtaataaaacagcaaatagaCTGACTGAACGATGTAAGGTTGCTACAATGTGAAATGTTTGTATCAGTATGTTACATTTTGCTTGTTATCCTtatgaggttctgggttcgaatctcggttCCGGTCTTGTgcgtgtggagttttcatgttctccccgtgcttcctcccacattccagaaacatgcaggCAGCGTGCTGCATTCATTGGGCTTCTAACGGTCGAAATTGTCCGTAGATTTCGGTGTGAGTGTGCGTCCTATTTGTCAATCTATCACGTATCagtccatcgatccatccatttctagGATCTAGCGCAGAGGTGGACACGTGCCACGTTTGAGTTTTAAAATGAACCGATGAGCCAGATCATTTGcaatcagattaaaaaaaaaaaagttgaaaggtATAcgaatatggcggcacggtggccgactggttagagcgtcagcctcacagttctgaggtgcggggttcaatccccgtccccgcctgtgtggagtttgcatgttctccccgtgcctgcgtgggttttctccgggcactccggtttcctcccacatcccaaaaaacatgcattaattggagactctaaattgcccgtaggcatgactgtgagtgcgaatggttgttagtttctatgtgccctgcgattggctggcaaccagttcagggtgtaccctgcctcctgcctgatgacagctgggataggctccagcacgcccgcgaccctagtgaggagaagcggctcagaaaatggatggagggtaTACGAATATATGTAAAATACTTCATTTGAGTCATATGATCGTAatcattctctttttttgtaatttgattTATAATCAATTTGATAATAATGAATGAACCCGTCATTTGACCAAACCAATACAAAATTGATAAATGAATATGTAAATTCTTCGTTttttcaatttacagtaaatcagTTATtgtaacaaattattttgttccataataaatgaataaatgtaaactactgtatactacaattgttttaataataaaacaataattcctaatatttttatgtaattatttctaattaatgtaattaaacATAGATCTGAAGACTAGCAACGGCAGCACGTCGTAGCAGCCTGGCTA
The DNA window shown above is from Phyllopteryx taeniolatus isolate TA_2022b chromosome 17, UOR_Ptae_1.2, whole genome shotgun sequence and carries:
- the epd gene encoding ependymin isoform X2; the encoded protein is MYTAVLLFVFMCWTATAHADHHQPCRSPNMTGYVSVMGQRAETRAAGPFTYDSTNKKLRLQSNSSQPWNVTLDLDLLVFFEEGILYKIDSKNQSCEKKSLQCTKNPFALPSDATFMSTMTSGSVSIEGEGLKFQIWTTPTPGFKGQNIMCLTMGCLPLSTIYVTESSVFIFSNMNVELEIKDPDLLVVPSFCQGLPAEETPEGTVYGFYDEFL
- the epd gene encoding ependymin isoform X1, encoding MSGYAWSFQKLLEGRTGRQMRFWLVLGRPFSLHRSAFGGGKKCIQLFCSLSSCAGPPLPTQTTISLVMGQRAETRAAGPFTYDSTNKKLRLQSNSSQPWNVTLDLDLLVFFEEGILYKIDSKNQSCEKKSLQCTKNPFALPSDATFMSTMTSGSVSIEGEGLKFQIWTTPTPGFKGQNIMCLTMGCLPLSTIYVTESSVFIFSNMNVELEIKDPDLLVVPSFCQGLPAEETPEGTVYGFYDEFL